AGTACATTGATACCGGCAAGATTAAGTTTGTTTATAAGGATTTCGTTATTTTTGGCGAGATTTCTAAGCTGGCAGCCCAGGCAGCCCATTGCGCCGGCGATCAGGGCAAATTTTTTGAGTACCATGATGAAATTTTTAACAACCAAGCCGATGGCTTAAATTCGGAATTGCTAAAAAATATTGCCAGCGACCTCGGTTTAAATAGTCAGGAATTTGATTCCTGTCTTGACTCCGGTAAATATGCCGATAAGGTGGATCAGTCAACCAATGAGGGCATTAGTTTCGGAATTGAAGGGACGCCAACCTCATTTATTAATGGCCAGCCGGTTCTTGGCGCCCAAGGACTTTCTGCTTTTGAGACAATCATTGATCCGCTTTTAGAAAGTAATTAAGAATAATTTAAAAAAGTTATGGAAGTAAAGATTTATACCACTTCAACCTGTCCTTATTGCCAGATGGCAAAGGCATTTATGAAAGAAAACGGAATTGAGTTTCAGGAGATTAATGTAGCTGAAGATCAGCAGGCGTTGACCCAGATGGTTCAAAAAAGCGGCCAGATGGGCGTGCCGGTAATTGAGATAGATGGCCAGATTGTGGTTGGTTTTGACCGGCCAAAATTAGCCCAATTGCTGGGAATTTAAAATCCTAAATTCTAATCTTTAAATAATATTAATCGGGCGCTTCCGATATGAAAGTAGATTTCCCTTTACTTAAAGCCATTTTTGATTTTGGTTGTTGGAATTTGTTTAGAAATTAGGAATTAGATATTGGGATTTTCAGTTTTATGTTTGAGGTAATTATTATTGGCGCTTCAGCGGCCGGAATTTCTTCAGCAATCTATCTTTCGCGACGGGGGATTAAACCGCTGATTTTAGGTTTTGAGCTTGGCGGAGAGATGGCTTTGTCAGGCGAAGTGGGGAATTATCCCGGCTTTGGTCAAACCAACGGAGTTGAGTTAACTGAAAAGTTTTTAAGCCATTTAAGGCAGTATCAGGCAGAGCCGGTTTTGGGGGTTAAGATAACCGGCCTGAAAAAAGCTGATGACGGTTTTACGGTTGAGGGCTGGAAAGATTCAGAAGCTAATCAGGTTAAATATCAAGCTAAAGCTGTGATTATCGCTTCGGGCGCTCATCCAAGAGAGTTAAATGTGCCCGGAGAAAAAGAGTTGCGCGGTAAAGGCGTGAGTTATTGCACTGTTTGTGACGGGCCGTTGTTTAAAGATAAAGTCGTGGTGATTATCGGCGGCGGCGATTCAGCCAATGAAGCCGGAATAATGATGAACGAAATTGCTCAAAAAACTTATCTGATAACGAAAAATCCGGAGATGAAAGGCGACCCGTCTTTGATCAGGCGTTTGAAAGAGTCAAAGAATGTTGAGATTATTCCGAAAGCGATGACAGAAAAAATTCTTGGCGACGGTTTTGTTTCCGGAATTGAGTATAAAGACCTGAGTTCAGGAGAAACAAAAACAATTCAGGCGCAGGGCGTGTTTATTCATATCGGTATGATCCCGAACTCGGATTTTGTTATGCCGGAATTGGCTAAAAATGAGCGGGGCGAGATTATTATTGATAAGTTTTGCCGGACCAATCTTCCCGGAGTTTTT
This genomic window from Patescibacteria group bacterium contains:
- a CDS encoding DsbA family protein, giving the protein MEKLKKLFKENSLSIFALLVMGGIVYLAVSQSRVPKQVKPAIAEPPGSGQLASNPNIDGWPFLGNPDAKVVFVEFGDYQCGFCGRFNQETLPELKEKYIDTGKIKFVYKDFVIFGEISKLAAQAAHCAGDQGKFFEYHDEIFNNQADGLNSELLKNIASDLGLNSQEFDSCLDSGKYADKVDQSTNEGISFGIEGTPTSFINGQPVLGAQGLSAFETIIDPLLESN
- a CDS encoding glutaredoxin family protein, which codes for MEVKIYTTSTCPYCQMAKAFMKENGIEFQEINVAEDQQALTQMVQKSGQMGVPVIEIDGQIVVGFDRPKLAQLLGI
- a CDS encoding FAD-dependent oxidoreductase encodes the protein MFEVIIIGASAAGISSAIYLSRRGIKPLILGFELGGEMALSGEVGNYPGFGQTNGVELTEKFLSHLRQYQAEPVLGVKITGLKKADDGFTVEGWKDSEANQVKYQAKAVIIASGAHPRELNVPGEKELRGKGVSYCTVCDGPLFKDKVVVIIGGGDSANEAGIMMNEIAQKTYLITKNPEMKGDPSLIRRLKESKNVEIIPKAMTEKILGDGFVSGIEYKDLSSGETKTIQAQGVFIHIGMIPNSDFVMPELAKNERGEIIIDKFCRTNLPGVFAAGDITDVQYKQIGIAVGQGICAGLSAVDYLNKLD